From a region of the uncultured Desulfatiglans sp. genome:
- a CDS encoding hypothetical protein (Evidence 5 : Unknown function) codes for MHITQLKNVIYTNYHFLKCLPSIYSIFTIQTL; via the coding sequence TTGCATATCACGCAACTAAAAAATGTTATTTACACAAATTATCATTTTCTAAAATGCCTACCAAGCATTTACAGCATTTTTACGATACAAACATTATAA